The proteins below come from a single Deltaproteobacteria bacterium genomic window:
- a CDS encoding SpoVR family protein, translating into MADYALKDLEYWDARIREKVAELGLDCFPQEFEICDHGQMLGYMAYSGMPSHYPHWSYGKAYEKLKTLYDYGVSGLPYEMVINSNPALAYLMRDNSLCLQILTIAHVYGHNDFFKNNFTFKTTRPEFTIGGFKARAARVRRYVDTPSIGLEKVEPLLDAAHSLALQCRRNLAVKKLSEEEERDRLVAAATPRADPFQRIHRRQEFVEPDLRKVPPTPDEDILLFIRDHNPFLHEWEKDLLTIVHEETQYFIPQIETKIMNEGWASFFHKRILDSLELPQELHLEFLVRHNQVVRPIPGGLNPYHLGLRMWDDLERRGDHPTKEERETLPPGKTGRSLLFETREVDRDVSFIRRWLDERLMRELDLFRYEPKGDDLVITDVSDDTGWQQVKETLLKNIGMGGIPVIRVEDADYNHNRTLFLVHAHDGRDLQLEYAEKSLGYLHRLWGRDVTLETVVNGKRTFLTFGERGFSAKAAK; encoded by the coding sequence GATGCTCGGCTACATGGCCTACTCGGGCATGCCGTCCCACTACCCGCACTGGTCCTACGGCAAGGCTTACGAGAAGCTGAAGACGCTCTACGACTACGGCGTGTCGGGCCTCCCCTACGAGATGGTCATCAACTCCAACCCGGCGCTCGCGTACCTGATGCGCGACAACTCCCTCTGCCTCCAGATCCTGACGATCGCGCACGTCTACGGGCACAACGACTTCTTCAAGAACAACTTCACGTTCAAGACGACCCGGCCCGAGTTCACCATCGGGGGCTTCAAGGCGCGTGCCGCCCGCGTGCGACGCTACGTCGACACGCCGAGCATCGGGCTGGAGAAGGTCGAGCCGCTTCTCGATGCGGCGCACTCCCTCGCGCTCCAGTGCCGCCGCAACCTCGCCGTCAAGAAGCTCTCGGAGGAGGAGGAGCGCGACCGTCTGGTCGCCGCCGCCACCCCGCGCGCCGATCCCTTCCAGCGCATCCATCGCCGGCAGGAGTTCGTCGAGCCGGACCTTCGCAAGGTACCGCCGACGCCCGACGAGGACATCCTCCTCTTCATCCGCGACCACAACCCATTCCTGCACGAGTGGGAGAAGGATCTCCTCACCATCGTCCACGAAGAGACGCAGTACTTCATCCCGCAGATCGAGACCAAGATCATGAACGAGGGTTGGGCCTCGTTCTTCCACAAGCGAATCCTCGATTCGCTCGAGCTGCCGCAGGAGCTCCACCTCGAGTTCCTCGTCCGCCACAACCAGGTGGTGCGGCCGATCCCGGGCGGGCTGAACCCCTACCACCTCGGGCTTCGCATGTGGGACGACCTCGAACGGCGCGGCGACCACCCGACGAAGGAGGAGCGCGAGACGCTCCCGCCGGGCAAGACCGGCCGCAGCTTGCTGTTCGAGACCCGCGAGGTCGACCGCGACGTCTCCTTCATCCGCCGCTGGCTCGACGAACGGCTCATGCGCGAGCTCGACCTCTTCCGCTACGAGCCGAAGGGCGACGACCTCGTCATCACCGACGTCTCCGACGACACCGGCTGGCAGCAGGTGAAGGAGACGCTCCTCAAGAACATCGGCATGGGGGGGATTCCCGTCATCCGGGTCGAGGACGCCGACTACAACCACAACCGCACCCTCTTCCTCGTTCACGCTCATGACGGGCGCGATCTCCAGCTCGAGTACGCCGAGAAGAGCCTCGGCTACCTCCACCGGCTGTGGGGCCGCGACGTGACCCTCGAGACCGTGGTGAATGGCAAGCGGACGTTCCTGACCTTCGGCGAACGCGGGTTCTCGGCCAAGGCGGCGAA